One window from the genome of Serinibacter salmoneus encodes:
- a CDS encoding NAD(P)/FAD-dependent oxidoreductase, which translates to MTRPSSPTTNHSATAPATDPATSVDVAIVGGGPAGIAAAVALGRSLRTVTVIDAGQARNAPSAHAHNVLGHEGRSPMEIRAAGRAEAEGYGATFRATSVTDVEGTGSDADPAFTLTLADGATLTARRLLLASGLVDELPAIPGVREGWGRTVLHCPYCHGYEVRGQRVGVLGTSPNSLHQALLFRRLTPHVTLFRHGLELTEEQWEQLAALGVEVVDGEIATLHHPTEDTCAVELATGQRFTLDAAVVGGRMLARGELFTRLGGTMTEHPFGEFIATQDARGATAVPGVYAAGNATDLAAMVIASAAAGMMAGAGINAELVMTDAAGAVAARR; encoded by the coding sequence ATGACGCGGCCCTCGAGCCCCACCACCAACCATTCCGCCACCGCCCCGGCCACCGACCCCGCCACCTCTGTGGACGTCGCGATCGTCGGCGGCGGCCCTGCCGGGATCGCCGCCGCCGTCGCGCTCGGGCGCAGCCTGCGCACGGTGACCGTGATCGATGCCGGGCAGGCGCGCAACGCACCCTCCGCGCACGCGCACAACGTATTGGGCCACGAGGGCCGCAGCCCGATGGAGATCCGCGCCGCCGGCCGCGCGGAGGCCGAGGGCTACGGCGCCACCTTCCGCGCCACCTCCGTCACCGACGTGGAGGGCACCGGCAGCGACGCCGACCCCGCCTTCACCCTCACGCTCGCCGACGGCGCCACGCTGACCGCCCGCCGCCTGCTGCTGGCCAGCGGCCTGGTCGATGAGTTGCCCGCCATCCCCGGCGTCCGCGAGGGCTGGGGACGCACCGTGCTGCACTGCCCGTACTGCCACGGGTACGAGGTGCGCGGGCAGCGCGTCGGCGTGCTGGGCACCTCGCCCAACAGCCTCCACCAGGCCCTGCTCTTCCGGCGGCTCACGCCGCACGTCACGCTCTTCCGCCACGGCCTGGAGCTGACCGAGGAGCAGTGGGAGCAACTCGCCGCCCTCGGCGTGGAGGTGGTGGACGGCGAGATCGCGACCCTGCACCACCCCACCGAGGACACCTGCGCGGTGGAGCTCGCGACCGGGCAGCGCTTCACCCTGGACGCCGCGGTGGTGGGCGGGCGCATGCTGGCCCGCGGCGAGCTGTTCACCCGGCTCGGCGGCACCATGACCGAGCACCCCTTCGGGGAGTTCATCGCCACGCAGGACGCCCGGGGCGCCACCGCCGTGCCCGGGGTGTATGCGGCGGGGAACGCCACCGACCTGGCGGCGATGGTCATCGCCTCGGCCGCGGCCGGGATGATGGCCGGCGCCGGCATCAACGCCGAGCTCGTGATGACGGACGCCGC
- a CDS encoding helix-turn-helix domain-containing protein: MAQDDPLDSLVRHRIRGLRLARGWTLDALASRCFMSASSLSRIETGQRRVGLDQLVTIARALGTSLDALVEPAGDEDVVIRPEPEVMEGRTAWLLSRESDARGVTVAKMRIEPPTPEQLERDPMPRVHPGREWFTVLSGTIRLSLGERLIDVEVGQAAEFSCMEPHRIEAHGGTAEILTIFDRDGERAHLAHGALPARTD; encoded by the coding sequence ATGGCGCAAGACGATCCGCTCGACTCCCTGGTCCGCCACCGCATCCGTGGGCTGCGGCTTGCTCGCGGCTGGACCCTGGACGCCCTCGCCTCCCGGTGCTTCATGAGTGCCTCCAGCCTCAGCCGGATCGAGACGGGGCAGCGGCGGGTCGGGCTGGACCAACTCGTGACGATCGCCCGGGCGCTCGGCACGAGCCTGGACGCTTTGGTGGAGCCCGCCGGCGACGAGGACGTGGTCATCCGCCCCGAGCCGGAGGTGATGGAGGGTCGCACCGCCTGGCTGCTGTCGCGGGAGAGCGATGCGCGCGGCGTCACCGTGGCGAAGATGCGGATCGAGCCCCCCACCCCTGAGCAGCTCGAGCGGGACCCTATGCCGCGGGTGCACCCCGGGCGGGAGTGGTTCACCGTGCTCAGCGGCACGATCCGGCTCAGCCTGGGGGAACGGCTCATCGACGTCGAGGTCGGGCAGGCCGCCGAGTTCTCCTGCATGGAGCCGCACCGCATCGAGGCGCACGGCGGGACGGCGGAGATCCTCACGATCTTCGACCGCGACGGTGAGCGCGCCCACCTCGCGCACGGCGCCCTGCCCGCGCGCACCGACTGA
- a CDS encoding DUF1206 domain-containing protein, with protein sequence MSDSATSRPDASDAADAAGTVWERLARAGFVALGVLHLLIGFAIVRIAVGSSSGQDADQQGALRQLAQAPLGAILLWVIAVAFLALAAWKIAAAFGSGADAKETVKSLGNGVVYLALAFLAASIVLGAGGGSGDSSAQGFAGTLMQAPAGRVLVGGIGVGVLAAGVWHVIKGARQTFLEDLRAAPGGELGRGVRILGTVGYVAKGLALAVIGVLFAVAAWQADPDEAQGLDGAISSLRDLPGGPIIVAAVGVGFAAYGLYAFARARYARL encoded by the coding sequence ATGTCCGACTCCGCGACCTCCCGGCCCGACGCCTCCGACGCCGCCGATGCCGCCGGAACTGTCTGGGAGCGCCTCGCTCGCGCCGGGTTCGTCGCCCTCGGTGTGCTGCACCTGCTGATCGGCTTCGCCATCGTGCGGATCGCCGTCGGCTCCTCCTCCGGTCAGGACGCCGACCAGCAGGGCGCGCTGCGCCAGCTCGCCCAGGCGCCACTCGGGGCGATCCTGCTGTGGGTGATCGCCGTCGCCTTCCTCGCGCTCGCGGCGTGGAAGATCGCGGCCGCGTTCGGCTCGGGCGCCGACGCCAAGGAGACCGTGAAGTCCCTCGGCAACGGCGTGGTGTACCTCGCGCTCGCCTTCCTCGCCGCCTCGATCGTGCTCGGCGCGGGTGGCGGCTCCGGGGACAGCTCCGCCCAGGGCTTCGCCGGCACCCTCATGCAGGCACCCGCGGGCCGCGTGCTCGTGGGCGGGATCGGCGTCGGCGTGCTCGCTGCGGGCGTCTGGCACGTGATCAAGGGCGCGCGGCAGACGTTCCTCGAGGACCTGCGCGCCGCCCCCGGCGGCGAACTCGGGCGCGGCGTGAGGATCCTGGGGACGGTCGGCTACGTCGCGAAGGGCCTGGCGCTCGCCGTCATCGGGGTGCTGTTCGCCGTCGCGGCCTGGCAGGCCGACCCGGACGAGGCGCAGGGCCTGGACGGCGCCATCTCCTCACTGCGCGACCTGCCCGGTGGCCCGATCATCGTGGCCGCCGTGGGCGTGGGGTTCGCGGCCTACGGGCTCTACGCCTTCGCGCGCGCCCGCTACGCCCGCCTGTAG